In Spirosoma aureum, a single genomic region encodes these proteins:
- a CDS encoding GerW family sporulation protein: METTVNDVFTKVTDFLRSESKTDTVVGQAFQLGNYSCVPVIRLGMGFGGGAGEGDDKKQGHGTGSGAGAGFGLEPIGFLVSKEDQIQFISTKQSKGFSEAFEKVPDILEKFLTKKAQPEAVPL, encoded by the coding sequence ATGGAAACAACGGTCAATGATGTATTTACCAAAGTCACGGATTTTTTACGTTCCGAATCAAAAACTGACACCGTAGTGGGTCAAGCCTTCCAGTTAGGTAACTATTCTTGCGTTCCTGTTATTCGATTGGGTATGGGTTTTGGTGGTGGAGCTGGTGAAGGAGACGATAAAAAACAGGGTCATGGTACGGGAAGTGGAGCTGGAGCTGGTTTTGGGCTTGAACCAATCGGTTTTCTGGTCAGCAAGGAAGACCAGATTCAGTTTATCTCTACCAAACAATCCAAAGGATTCAGTGAAGCCTTTGAAAAGGTGCCCGACATTCTTGAGAAATTTTTGACGAAGAAAGCTCAGCCAGAAGCCGTCCCTTTATAA
- the mgtA gene encoding magnesium-translocating P-type ATPase produces the protein MDNLPFSSPTPEQLYHSLHSSPNGLTAREAAKCIRTQRQQLHTESSFRREFKLLVRQFTNPLVLLLVVAVILSAMLGETSDMLIILAILLVTGFLGFWQELNAGRAIEKLRSMIAMKHTILRDGNEKQVRTEEIVPGDVVIFDAGDIIPADCRILESNELHVDESSLTGETYPVEKMAGTVPDKLPLNQKTNCLWQGTNVISGTARAIAVQTGSQTLFGQMAHSLTQTQETAFEKGIKHFGYFLLRITITLSLVILAANLYFKKPFFDSVLFSLALAIGMAPELLPAIMTFAMSAGAKRMLDKKVIVKKLSSIFNFGEVTILCTDKTGTITEGTATVNDMVNWEGKTDERARLYAYLNASLQKGFTNPIDKAIASLKLSVDDYRKLDEIPYDFIRKRLSIAVQKGEQRFFVTKGALSNILDVCSQVESQPGQSKPINDSVRRSIEARFAAYCQAGYRVLGLAYKVVTTDKISRADETQMTFLGYILLEDPLKESALASLNQLRKLQVAVKIITGDNRFAAMHTAQAIANTTPVILTGDVLDQLTTEALTVKVLQTDVFAEIEPRQKERIIKALQLSGATVAYIGDGINDVAAIHAADVGISTSNAVDVAQEAADFVLLEKDLSVLADGILEGRKSFANSMKYIFITTGATFGNMFSVAGASLLLSFLPMLPKQILLTNLITDLPFLTIASDEVDDDQLTRPLKWDMNQIRNFMIVFGLHSSLFDFITFYTLFQYFHLSGSPFQTGWFIESSITELLILFIIRTRHSCIKSRPGKWLVITGLLALLITIYLPVSPLAPMLGFTVAHVQQVVALILILITYVVTADWLKVLFFRFNKEPQPESGGLPVDVRANHDALVAMP, from the coding sequence ATGGATAATCTACCATTCTCTTCGCCAACACCAGAACAACTTTATCATTCGCTCCATTCGTCGCCAAATGGACTAACCGCCAGGGAAGCGGCTAAATGTATTCGGACACAACGGCAACAATTGCATACGGAAAGTAGCTTCCGTCGTGAGTTTAAGTTGCTGGTCCGTCAGTTTACCAATCCGCTGGTACTGCTTCTGGTGGTGGCGGTTATTTTGTCGGCGATGCTGGGCGAAACGTCCGACATGCTCATCATTCTGGCGATTCTGTTGGTAACCGGTTTTCTAGGATTCTGGCAAGAACTGAATGCAGGACGAGCCATCGAAAAATTGCGGTCGATGATTGCTATGAAACATACAATTCTACGCGATGGGAACGAAAAGCAGGTACGTACGGAGGAGATTGTACCGGGTGACGTAGTGATTTTCGATGCGGGCGATATTATTCCTGCTGATTGTCGGATTCTGGAAAGCAATGAACTGCACGTCGATGAAAGTTCATTAACCGGCGAGACCTATCCAGTTGAAAAAATGGCCGGAACAGTTCCTGATAAGTTGCCTTTGAATCAGAAAACCAACTGCCTGTGGCAGGGTACCAATGTAATTAGCGGCACTGCCCGGGCGATCGCTGTGCAAACCGGAAGCCAAACCCTGTTTGGTCAAATGGCCCACAGTCTGACGCAAACACAGGAAACGGCTTTCGAAAAAGGCATCAAACACTTTGGCTACTTTCTGCTGCGAATAACCATTACGCTGTCGTTAGTTATTCTGGCAGCCAATCTGTATTTTAAAAAGCCTTTTTTCGATTCCGTACTGTTTTCACTGGCCCTCGCGATCGGGATGGCTCCCGAACTGTTGCCCGCTATTATGACCTTCGCTATGTCGGCGGGAGCCAAACGCATGTTGGACAAAAAAGTAATCGTAAAAAAACTGTCCTCCATTTTCAATTTTGGGGAAGTAACCATATTGTGTACCGACAAAACCGGTACCATTACGGAAGGCACTGCAACCGTGAATGATATGGTGAACTGGGAGGGCAAAACCGATGAACGGGCCAGGCTATACGCTTACTTAAATGCGTCCCTCCAGAAAGGCTTTACCAATCCCATCGACAAGGCAATTGCCTCATTAAAACTATCGGTGGATGACTACCGTAAATTGGACGAAATTCCCTACGATTTCATTCGGAAGCGACTCAGCATTGCGGTACAAAAAGGCGAACAGCGATTTTTCGTTACCAAAGGCGCATTAAGTAACATACTGGACGTGTGTAGTCAGGTTGAATCACAGCCCGGTCAGTCGAAGCCCATCAACGATTCCGTCCGAAGGTCGATAGAAGCCCGATTTGCTGCATATTGTCAGGCTGGATACCGGGTGCTGGGCTTGGCTTACAAGGTAGTAACTACCGATAAAATCAGCCGGGCCGATGAGACGCAAATGACTTTCTTAGGCTATATTCTCCTGGAAGACCCGCTGAAAGAAAGTGCATTGGCCTCTCTGAACCAACTCCGAAAATTGCAGGTAGCCGTAAAAATCATTACAGGCGACAACCGGTTTGCGGCCATGCATACAGCCCAAGCCATTGCCAACACAACACCCGTTATACTGACCGGCGATGTACTGGATCAGTTAACCACGGAAGCCTTAACGGTCAAGGTGCTCCAAACGGATGTGTTTGCTGAAATCGAACCGCGTCAGAAAGAACGTATCATCAAAGCTCTTCAATTGTCCGGGGCAACCGTCGCGTATATAGGCGATGGCATCAATGATGTGGCCGCTATTCATGCCGCCGATGTGGGCATCTCGACCAGCAATGCGGTCGACGTTGCGCAGGAAGCCGCCGATTTTGTACTGCTGGAAAAAGACCTGTCGGTGCTGGCCGATGGGATTCTAGAGGGCCGCAAATCATTCGCCAACTCAATGAAGTATATTTTCATCACAACGGGGGCTACATTCGGCAATATGTTTAGTGTGGCTGGTGCTTCCCTACTGCTGTCGTTTCTGCCAATGCTACCCAAGCAAATTTTGTTGACCAATCTGATCACAGACCTGCCCTTTCTGACCATTGCCTCCGATGAAGTTGACGATGATCAGTTAACCAGACCGCTGAAATGGGATATGAATCAGATTCGTAATTTCATGATTGTGTTTGGTTTACACAGCTCTCTGTTTGATTTCATTACATTTTATACTCTCTTTCAGTATTTTCATCTGTCGGGTTCCCCCTTTCAAACGGGCTGGTTTATTGAGTCATCGATTACCGAACTGCTCATTCTGTTTATTATCCGTACCCGACACTCATGTATCAAAAGCAGACCGGGAAAATGGCTGGTGATAACGGGTTTGCTCGCCTTATTGATTACAATTTATCTGCCGGTTTCTCCTCTGGCACCTATGTTAGGATTTACAGTTGCTCATGTCCAACAAGTAGTAGCACTAATTCTGATTCTGATCACTTACGTGGTAACGGCTGATTGGCTGAAGGTTCTATTTTTTCGATTCAATAAAGAACCGCAACCCGAATCGGGGGGGCTGCCCGTGGATGTAAGGGCAAATCATGACGCCCTTGTTGCTATGCCATAA
- a CDS encoding DUF998 domain-containing protein — protein sequence MELTPRVNVQRKQVLLASGMLAVFFYVLHILLGGILWKGYDHFQQPISDLTATGAPNKSLMLAFTTLYGVLALFFALTFTLFEANKHHKFVLWGGIMFVTLHCISIAYGIFPEDLPNAASTFLGTMHLVITALIVPFTIASPLLIGLGFRKERSWQNVGFASILASCLILLFGGLTAVFYLKQWPYFGIVERMNMAILQAWTFYLSYKLYRNQ from the coding sequence ATGGAATTAACACCTAGAGTAAACGTACAACGTAAACAGGTTTTATTGGCATCTGGTATGTTAGCTGTATTTTTTTATGTCCTGCATATCCTCCTTGGTGGCATCTTGTGGAAGGGCTATGATCATTTTCAGCAACCAATTAGCGATTTAACAGCAACTGGTGCGCCCAATAAGTCATTGATGCTGGCCTTTACAACTTTGTATGGTGTGTTAGCGCTATTCTTCGCGTTAACATTTACTCTTTTTGAAGCAAATAAGCATCATAAATTTGTGCTTTGGGGAGGCATTATGTTTGTTACGTTGCACTGTATTTCAATAGCGTATGGCATATTCCCTGAAGATTTGCCGAACGCAGCTAGTACGTTTTTAGGTACAATGCATCTGGTCATTACTGCCCTGATCGTGCCTTTTACCATTGCTTCCCCTTTGTTAATAGGTCTGGGCTTTCGCAAAGAGCGCAGTTGGCAAAACGTTGGCTTCGCGTCTATTCTAGCCAGCTGTCTGATTCTTTTATTTGGTGGATTAACGGCAGTGTTTTATCTCAAACAATGGCCTTATTTTGGAATTGTAGAGCGAATGAACATGGCTATTTTGCAGGCATGGACTTTCTATTTATCGTATAAACTATACAGAAACCAATGA
- a CDS encoding cation-translocating P-type ATPase, with translation MNSSVLIPSASLVGLTIPEVDESRERYGTNILPGQSTNWRLFIDIITEPMFGLLAGACTIYGFLGQWHEGIVLGIAMLLVAGLSVYESLRSDQALQALRQLTQPTVQVIRNTQLIQVPTEQLVVGDIVLLTEGQTIPADGVLLQANDCSVDESMLTGESVPVAKTEAGMPCFGGTVLTSGRIFIRINAVGVNTEIGKLGHSLQTINSEKTPLQQQIHQFVNRMALIGLGAFLLVWFVNFARSGDWVTSLLFGLTMAMTILPEEIPVAFSSFMALGAARMAKLGVLTKQPQTVESLGSASVICIDKTGTITQEGMVLSRLYIGSEQRVVTLPAAISAPAWDVLAYARWASEAEPFDSMEKAILAAYRQHCSPDDPYQRPMVHEYPLSGTPPMMTHIYDSKTGIIQIAGKGAVERIVRVCQLTKPEAEVILQQASQLATEGYRVLGVAGSQWGATPYPTEQDDFTWSFKGLLAFENPPKPNASWVIDQFKQAGIAVKLITGDSPETALSIARQVGLTDDNQVLTGEQVMTLSDEMLWKQVSPIRVFARMLPEAKLRVIQALKANGQVVAMTGDGVNDGPALKAAHIGVAMGRRGTELAKQAASLILSTDDLASMVEAIALGRRIYQNLKIAVAYIVSIHIPIILIVTLPLLINWQYANLLSPIHVILLELIMGPTCSIAFEQEPTEQGLMHQRPRPLNATFFTAKELGMSIIQGLVIALITLVVYYLGMHKGQSLETVRTMTFSSLIMSNIGLTLVSRSNRVSFFQTLRKPNPVLWNVLGITVFILAASLFVPAIRSFMQFSSLSGVQLGQCILAGFIGTFWVEGYKWWKRKTV, from the coding sequence ATGAATTCATCCGTGCTTATACCCTCTGCCAGCCTGGTTGGGCTGACAATCCCTGAGGTCGATGAATCACGGGAGCGCTACGGCACCAATATCCTGCCTGGTCAGTCAACCAACTGGCGTCTTTTTATAGACATTATTACAGAACCTATGTTTGGCTTGCTGGCCGGAGCATGCACCATCTATGGTTTTCTGGGGCAGTGGCACGAAGGGATTGTGTTAGGCATAGCCATGTTGTTGGTGGCGGGGCTTTCGGTGTATGAATCTCTTCGTAGTGATCAGGCTTTGCAGGCACTTCGGCAGTTAACCCAGCCCACTGTTCAGGTGATCCGAAATACCCAACTGATCCAAGTGCCTACCGAGCAGTTGGTTGTGGGCGACATTGTGTTATTGACGGAAGGCCAAACCATACCCGCTGACGGCGTGCTGCTTCAGGCAAACGATTGTTCGGTCGATGAATCCATGCTGACGGGCGAATCGGTTCCCGTTGCTAAAACAGAGGCTGGTATGCCCTGTTTCGGGGGAACGGTGCTAACTTCGGGGCGTATTTTTATACGTATCAATGCGGTTGGCGTTAACACCGAAATAGGGAAACTGGGTCATTCCCTCCAAACCATTAATTCCGAAAAAACACCCCTTCAACAACAAATTCACCAGTTTGTGAATCGAATGGCGTTGATCGGATTGGGTGCTTTTTTGCTGGTTTGGTTTGTCAATTTCGCTCGCTCTGGTGACTGGGTTACGTCTCTTCTGTTTGGACTGACCATGGCCATGACAATCCTGCCTGAAGAAATACCGGTAGCATTCAGCAGCTTTATGGCGTTAGGGGCAGCCCGGATGGCGAAATTGGGTGTGCTGACCAAGCAACCCCAAACTGTCGAAAGCTTAGGGTCGGCCTCGGTCATCTGCATCGACAAAACGGGGACAATTACGCAGGAGGGCATGGTACTTAGCCGGCTCTACATCGGTTCTGAGCAACGTGTGGTGACGCTGCCGGCCGCTATTTCGGCGCCTGCCTGGGACGTACTAGCCTACGCCCGCTGGGCAAGTGAAGCCGAACCGTTTGATTCGATGGAAAAAGCGATTCTGGCGGCTTATCGACAGCATTGTTCGCCTGATGATCCCTACCAGCGACCAATGGTACACGAGTATCCGCTATCGGGAACACCCCCAATGATGACCCACATATATGATTCAAAAACGGGCATCATACAGATTGCAGGCAAAGGAGCTGTTGAGCGAATCGTTCGGGTTTGCCAATTAACCAAACCCGAAGCAGAGGTTATTCTTCAGCAAGCGAGTCAGTTAGCTACCGAAGGCTATCGGGTTTTGGGCGTAGCAGGCAGCCAATGGGGAGCTACTCCATATCCAACCGAGCAGGATGATTTTACCTGGTCATTTAAGGGATTGCTTGCCTTTGAGAACCCACCCAAACCGAATGCCAGTTGGGTTATTGACCAGTTTAAACAGGCGGGTATTGCTGTCAAACTAATCACGGGTGATTCCCCTGAAACCGCCCTCTCCATTGCCCGGCAGGTTGGCTTAACGGATGATAATCAGGTACTGACCGGCGAGCAGGTCATGACTTTATCTGACGAAATGCTATGGAAGCAAGTTAGCCCAATCCGGGTATTTGCCCGTATGCTGCCCGAAGCCAAACTACGAGTCATTCAGGCTCTCAAAGCAAACGGACAGGTCGTAGCCATGACGGGCGATGGCGTCAATGATGGGCCTGCGTTAAAAGCCGCACATATTGGCGTAGCTATGGGCCGACGTGGCACTGAACTGGCTAAACAGGCAGCATCACTTATCCTGTCAACCGATGATCTGGCCAGCATGGTTGAGGCCATTGCGCTCGGGCGTCGCATTTACCAGAATCTTAAAATTGCAGTAGCTTATATCGTTTCCATACACATACCGATCATTTTGATCGTAACGTTACCGTTACTGATCAACTGGCAGTACGCCAACCTGTTGAGCCCCATTCATGTCATTCTGCTGGAGTTGATTATGGGCCCGACCTGCTCTATCGCTTTCGAGCAGGAACCCACCGAGCAGGGATTGATGCATCAACGCCCTCGTCCGCTAAACGCCACTTTTTTTACAGCAAAAGAATTGGGTATGAGTATTATTCAGGGATTGGTAATTGCCCTCATTACGTTGGTTGTTTATTATCTGGGAATGCATAAGGGGCAATCGTTAGAGACAGTACGAACCATGACGTTTTCGAGTCTGATCATGAGCAATATCGGGTTAACCCTGGTAAGTCGATCCAACCGGGTGTCGTTTTTTCAAACCCTGCGAAAGCCCAACCCGGTTCTCTGGAACGTTCTGGGTATAACTGTATTCATCCTGGCAGCCT